A window of the Candidatus Paceibacterota bacterium genome harbors these coding sequences:
- a CDS encoding SDR family oxidoreductase — protein MTIPFRVNLKDQVAVVTGGGGILCSVMADALAQCGAKVAILDLKPDMAQKAADRIVNEGGVARGFACNVLEKPSVEQAHQQVKAAFGPVDILINGAGGNHPKGTTSKDFLAREDLATRKEGVTTFYDLTVEGIQFVFNLNFLGTFLPTQVFSKDMVEKGRGNIVNISSMNAFKPLTRIPAYSAAKAGVSNFTQWLAVHFSKTGVRVNAIAPGFFLTDQNRGLLTQPDGSLTPRGNTIMTHTPQGHFGKPEDLVGTLLWLLSGEGAGFVTGQVIAVDGGFSAFSGV, from the coding sequence ATGACCATACCATTTCGTGTGAATTTGAAGGACCAGGTGGCGGTTGTGACCGGCGGCGGCGGCATTCTGTGCAGCGTGATGGCGGATGCGCTGGCGCAGTGCGGCGCCAAGGTCGCCATCCTCGACCTGAAACCGGATATGGCACAGAAGGCTGCGGATAGGATTGTCAACGAGGGCGGCGTGGCCAGAGGATTCGCCTGCAATGTTCTGGAAAAGCCGAGCGTCGAACAGGCGCATCAGCAGGTTAAAGCCGCCTTCGGGCCGGTGGATATTCTGATCAACGGCGCGGGCGGCAACCATCCCAAGGGCACGACCTCAAAGGACTTTCTCGCCCGCGAAGACCTTGCAACGAGGAAGGAAGGCGTGACAACCTTCTATGACCTGACGGTCGAGGGCATTCAGTTTGTCTTTAACCTGAACTTCCTGGGCACGTTCTTGCCGACCCAGGTCTTCAGCAAGGACATGGTAGAGAAAGGCCGCGGCAACATCGTCAATATTTCCTCCATGAACGCCTTCAAGCCGTTGACCAGGATTCCGGCTTACAGTGCGGCCAAGGCGGGGGTGAGCAACTTTACCCAGTGGCTCGCGGTCCATTTCTCCAAGACCGGCGTGCGCGTTAACGCCATTGCTCCGGGCTTCTTCCTCACGGACCAGAACCGCGGCTTGCTGACGCAACCCGATGGCTCTTTGACTCCGCGCGGCAATACCATCATGACCCACACACCACAAGGGCACTTTGGCAAACCCGAGGACCTGGTCGGTACCTTGCTGTGGCTGCTGAGCGGGGAAGGCGCGGGCTTTGTGACCGGGCAGGTCATTGCGGTGGATGGCGGCTTCAGCGCCTTCAGCGGTGTATGA
- a CDS encoding helix-turn-helix domain-containing protein, translating to MKDQETVARFIQLRAQGWTYDRISTELNVSKPTLIQWSRQHQFSIQNLRAIETEALAEKCFAGRQQRWEQIGRDLRRVETELAKRDLGDIPTARLLGLAARLRAEAAREVGDLRFSTAARQIPSDEYFEEVLDWQV from the coding sequence GTGAAAGATCAGGAAACCGTCGCGCGGTTCATCCAGCTCCGGGCTCAGGGCTGGACCTATGACCGCATCTCCACTGAGCTCAACGTATCCAAGCCGACTCTCATCCAATGGAGCCGGCAACACCAGTTCTCCATCCAAAACCTGCGGGCGATCGAGACCGAGGCCCTGGCCGAAAAGTGCTTCGCCGGCCGCCAGCAACGTTGGGAGCAAATTGGCCGCGACCTGCGCCGCGTCGAAACCGAGTTGGCCAAACGCGACCTGGGCGACATCCCCACCGCCCGGCTGCTGGGCCTCGCCGCGCGGTTGCGCGCCGAAGCGGCCCGGGAGGTCGGCGATCTGCGCTTCTCCACCGCCGCGCGCCAAATCCCCAGCGACGAATACTTCGAGGAGGTCCTGGACTGGCAGGTGTGA
- a CDS encoding FtsX-like permease family protein, with amino-acid sequence MKYWHLIWSNLKRKKLRTLLTLLSIVVAFILFGFLSAIKQALAGGVTLAGQNRLVVRHKVSIIQSLPESYKARMERIPGVALATHESWFGGIYQDPKNFFPQMPVVPQEFLEMCPEFILPPEQKQAWVETRTGAIVGRKTAERFNWKIGDKVPIQSSIWSKADGSRLWEFDVVGIFDGKDKTTDTTPLFFRYDYFDESRVWNKGQVGWYLVQVKNPDQAPEVARLVDQEFENSASETKTEPEGAFLQGWAKQIGDITLITASILSAVFFTILLVSANTMSQSVRERTGELGALKAMGFTSMRVLSLVLAESCVLAALGGGLGLGLAWLLIARGDPTGGMLPLFYFPTADLLTGAGVSIALGVVAGIFPALQAMRLRVADALRRM; translated from the coding sequence GTGAAGTATTGGCACCTCATCTGGAGCAACCTGAAGCGCAAGAAGCTCCGCACGCTTCTGACGCTGCTTTCCATCGTGGTTGCGTTTATCCTGTTTGGATTTCTGTCGGCTATCAAGCAGGCGCTGGCCGGCGGCGTGACGCTTGCCGGGCAGAACCGGCTGGTAGTGCGGCACAAAGTTTCCATCATCCAGTCGCTCCCTGAGTCTTACAAGGCACGCATGGAACGTATCCCCGGCGTCGCTTTGGCAACGCATGAGTCCTGGTTTGGCGGGATTTACCAGGACCCCAAGAACTTCTTCCCGCAAATGCCCGTGGTGCCGCAGGAATTTCTGGAGATGTGCCCCGAGTTCATCCTCCCGCCGGAACAGAAGCAGGCTTGGGTGGAAACCCGCACCGGCGCCATTGTCGGCCGCAAAACCGCCGAGCGTTTCAATTGGAAGATCGGCGATAAGGTCCCCATCCAGTCCTCGATCTGGAGCAAGGCCGATGGCAGCCGGCTGTGGGAGTTTGATGTCGTCGGCATCTTCGATGGGAAAGACAAAACCACCGACACCACGCCGCTCTTCTTCCGATACGATTATTTTGATGAGTCGCGCGTGTGGAACAAGGGGCAAGTCGGATGGTACCTCGTCCAGGTGAAAAACCCGGACCAGGCGCCGGAGGTCGCCCGGCTGGTGGACCAGGAGTTCGAGAACTCGGCGTCGGAGACCAAGACCGAGCCAGAGGGTGCATTTCTGCAGGGATGGGCCAAACAGATCGGCGACATCACTCTTATTACCGCGAGCATTCTCAGCGCCGTGTTCTTCACCATTTTGCTGGTCTCCGCCAATACCATGAGCCAATCGGTGCGCGAGCGGACCGGCGAATTGGGAGCACTCAAGGCAATGGGCTTTACCAGCATGCGGGTGCTCTCGCTGGTGCTGGCGGAGTCCTGCGTGCTGGCGGCACTGGGCGGCGGTCTCGGGCTCGGGCTGGCCTGGCTGCTGATAGCGCGGGGCGATCCGACGGGCGGCATGCTCCCGTTGTTCTACTTTCCGACGGCTGATTTGCTGACCGGTGCGGGTGTAAGCATCGCCCTTGGTGTGGTTGCGGGTATCTTCCCCGCCTTGCAAGCGATGCGACTTCGCGTGGCGGACGCGCTAAGAAGGATGTGA
- a CDS encoding four helix bundle protein translates to MRDRTKLRAFQLADQLALAIYRATRAFPREEIFGLTSQLRRAAVSTASNIVEGAARSSEAEYLHFLDTAYGSAREIEYQVSLVFRLGLLPEQSRRELQALTVETSKVLNGLLRSLRKL, encoded by the coding sequence ATGCGAGATCGTACAAAACTCCGTGCCTTCCAATTGGCTGATCAACTGGCTCTGGCCATCTACAGGGCAACCCGTGCTTTTCCACGGGAGGAAATATTCGGCCTGACGTCACAGCTTCGGCGTGCGGCCGTCTCGACCGCTTCAAACATCGTCGAAGGGGCGGCTCGTTCGTCCGAAGCCGAGTACCTTCATTTCCTTGACACAGCCTACGGCTCGGCACGAGAGATCGAATACCAGGTGAGTCTGGTCTTCCGACTGGGGCTTCTTCCCGAGCAATCGCGTCGGGAATTGCAGGCTTTGACCGTCGAGACGTCGAAGGTCCTCAACGGCCTGCTGCGCTCACTGCGCAAGCTGTAG
- a CDS encoding GxxExxY protein, giving the protein MREIMELCDLVREAAFAIHRYHRHGHLEKVYENGLAHRLRKLGLDVKQQHPLKVYDEDGTLIGDYNADLFVDNRLIIELKAAKALADEHVAQLLGYLRASRIEHGLLINFGAPKFEIKKYALSQPGQGAGTGGFASALLSAFAFLVPFRG; this is encoded by the coding sequence ATGAGAGAAATCATGGAACTCTGCGACCTGGTTCGTGAAGCCGCGTTTGCCATCCACCGCTACCACCGGCATGGGCATTTGGAGAAGGTGTATGAGAATGGACTGGCGCACCGGCTCAGGAAGCTGGGGTTGGATGTGAAGCAGCAGCATCCGCTTAAAGTCTATGACGAGGACGGGACGCTCATTGGCGATTACAATGCCGATCTGTTTGTGGACAACCGGCTGATCATCGAACTCAAGGCCGCCAAGGCGCTGGCGGATGAACATGTGGCCCAGCTTCTTGGGTATTTGCGCGCCTCGCGGATCGAGCACGGGCTGCTGATCAACTTCGGCGCCCCGAAGTTTGAGATTAAGAAATACGCGCTCAGCCAGCCTGGGCAAGGTGCTGGCACCGGCGGGTTTGCTTCAGCGTTGCTCTCCGCTTTTGCGTTTCTTGTGCCTTTTCGCGGCTGA
- a CDS encoding pseudouridine synthase: MLPCLIFEDEHLLVVNKPAGLNTHAPSPYAGEGLYDWLRNREVRWGTLAIIHRLDKETSGVIVFSKTPLANRSLTAQFSTRRVRKRYLLLTDRPVGWKELVVRSALARSGERYVGRPLAGAGAPAETQFRKATAPKAEDAIAPACQMIEAVPLTGRTHQIRVHAAENGFPVLGDTLYNGTAAPRVYLHAVELRLRHSSTGEEMTFRAQIALAGQYHPQVVAGSGLWRTDPLPCLALRHALIDPGETNAYRVIHGASDGQPGFYVERLGDFLLSQSEQPLTEKQSEQLQLLAKAFPARGAYHKLLTRQVGRAIRGKVSPQHVLGDVAPALFTIRENGLQFEVSFDEGYSAGLFLDQRDNRRRILTRLITPGFAMPPLSLGDGQREVLNTFAYTCGFSVCAAKAGARTTSIDLSNHYLEWGKRNFELNQLVPGQHEFLHGDVLDWLRRLAKKNRRFDLVLLDPPTFSQSKASGVFRAEKDYGRLLSAALPLVRAGGILFASTNAANWPPEEFLATVEHAIGAAGRTILQRHFFPQPPDFPISKAEPAYLKTVWLRLE, encoded by the coding sequence GTGCTGCCGTGCCTGATCTTCGAAGATGAGCACTTGCTGGTGGTAAACAAACCCGCCGGCCTCAATACCCACGCGCCAAGTCCCTACGCGGGAGAAGGTCTCTACGACTGGCTGCGAAACCGAGAAGTGCGCTGGGGGACCCTGGCCATCATCCATCGGCTAGACAAGGAAACCTCCGGCGTTATCGTCTTTTCGAAAACACCCTTGGCCAACCGATCGCTAACTGCGCAGTTCAGCACGCGCAGGGTGCGCAAGAGATACCTGTTGCTGACGGATCGGCCGGTTGGCTGGAAGGAGCTCGTCGTCCGGAGCGCCCTGGCTCGTTCTGGCGAAAGGTATGTAGGACGGCCCTTGGCTGGAGCCGGCGCGCCGGCGGAAACCCAATTTAGGAAAGCCACCGCGCCGAAGGCCGAAGACGCGATTGCGCCTGCTTGCCAGATGATTGAGGCTGTGCCGTTGACAGGCCGGACACACCAGATCCGGGTGCATGCAGCGGAAAACGGGTTCCCGGTACTGGGAGATACTTTGTACAACGGCACAGCGGCTCCCCGGGTCTATCTGCATGCAGTAGAATTGAGGCTGCGGCATTCTTCCACTGGGGAGGAGATGACTTTTCGCGCGCAGATTGCGCTTGCTGGTCAATATCATCCGCAAGTAGTTGCCGGGAGCGGGTTGTGGAGAACGGATCCCCTGCCCTGTCTGGCGCTGCGCCACGCGCTCATTGATCCAGGGGAGACTAATGCGTATCGCGTCATTCATGGCGCAAGCGACGGTCAGCCGGGCTTTTACGTGGAGCGGCTGGGGGATTTCCTGTTATCTCAAAGTGAGCAGCCACTAACCGAGAAACAGAGTGAGCAACTGCAGCTGCTGGCAAAGGCATTCCCGGCGCGCGGTGCTTACCACAAACTTCTTACGCGCCAGGTGGGCCGCGCAATTCGCGGCAAAGTTTCTCCTCAACACGTGCTGGGAGACGTGGCTCCAGCACTATTCACAATTCGCGAGAACGGCCTGCAATTCGAGGTTAGCTTTGACGAAGGCTATTCCGCGGGCCTGTTCCTCGACCAACGCGACAACCGTCGGCGCATCCTCACGCGCCTTATCACTCCGGGCTTCGCTATGCCTCCCTTGTCACTCGGCGACGGGCAGCGGGAAGTCCTCAACACCTTCGCCTACACTTGCGGCTTTTCTGTGTGCGCAGCGAAGGCTGGGGCACGGACCACCAGCATTGACCTCTCCAATCATTACCTGGAGTGGGGCAAGCGCAACTTTGAACTAAACCAGCTCGTTCCCGGACAGCACGAGTTTTTGCATGGCGATGTCCTGGATTGGCTGCGGCGGCTGGCAAAGAAGAACCGGCGCTTCGACCTGGTCCTGCTTGATCCGCCCACGTTTTCGCAGTCCAAGGCGTCCGGGGTCTTCCGAGCAGAGAAAGATTATGGGCGACTGCTATCAGCGGCGCTGCCACTGGTCAGAGCCGGAGGGATTCTGTTTGCCTCCACGAACGCCGCGAATTGGCCGCCCGAAGAGTTCCTGGCGACTGTGGAGCACGCCATCGGCGCCGCAGGCCGGACAATCCTACAGCGCCACTTCTTTCCGCAGCCGCCGGACTTCCCCATCTCGAAAGCCGAACCGGCTTACCTTAAGACGGTCTGGCTGCGGTTGGAGTAG
- a CDS encoding DHHA1 domain-containing protein codes for MTSSLPKPEVIITHESDLDGLVSGVLLQRLARKLFNIDVRLEAYNYHNWRQRDLREKSAWIADITFEPRMDRPNWAIIDHHVTEIPPKNAVFIHNLKKSAGLICYELCRQEGLGSPALDRLVHLNNVGDLFLEDDPDFILASDYANLVKIYQFWNLHALIGGQIEQLLNNPLLRVMEVKRNIEDPLGFAWARENTTEISPQVGFVDTVIGNNNLIVHQLLEQQATRYPVLLTLFRRANGVVIASLRSRNGEALKIAEKLQGGGHANASGATLPRSVKTIPDAVNYLRQVLNPKREEPLNSLEDIFASIERPQP; via the coding sequence ATGACGAGTTCCTTGCCTAAACCGGAAGTGATTATCACTCACGAGAGCGACCTCGACGGGCTGGTGTCCGGCGTGCTTTTGCAGCGGTTGGCGCGGAAACTCTTCAACATTGACGTCCGCCTGGAGGCCTATAACTACCACAACTGGCGCCAGCGCGATCTGCGCGAGAAGTCCGCCTGGATCGCCGACATTACCTTTGAGCCGCGCATGGACAGGCCAAACTGGGCTATCATTGACCACCATGTCACCGAAATCCCCCCTAAGAACGCGGTGTTCATCCACAACCTGAAAAAGTCGGCCGGCCTCATCTGCTACGAACTCTGCCGGCAGGAGGGCCTCGGTTCCCCGGCGTTGGACCGGCTCGTGCACCTGAATAACGTCGGCGACTTGTTCCTCGAAGACGACCCCGACTTTATCCTGGCCAGCGACTACGCGAACCTGGTCAAAATTTACCAATTCTGGAACCTCCACGCCCTGATCGGCGGTCAGATCGAACAGCTCCTCAATAATCCCCTCCTCCGGGTTATGGAGGTCAAGCGCAACATCGAGGACCCGCTGGGCTTCGCGTGGGCGAGGGAGAACACAACGGAAATCTCCCCGCAGGTGGGTTTTGTGGACACAGTCATCGGCAACAACAACCTCATCGTCCACCAACTACTTGAGCAACAGGCGACACGCTACCCCGTCCTGCTGACCCTTTTCCGTCGGGCAAACGGAGTGGTGATCGCCAGCTTGCGCAGCCGCAATGGTGAGGCGCTGAAGATCGCCGAGAAGCTCCAGGGCGGTGGCCACGCCAACGCCAGCGGCGCAACCCTGCCCCGCTCGGTGAAGACGATTCCCGATGCAGTCAACTACCTCCGCCAGGTTCTCAATCCGAAAAGAGAAGAGCCCTTGAACAGTCTGGAGGACATCTTCGCCTCAATCGAACGCCCGCAGCCGTAG
- a CDS encoding CAAX prenyl protease-related protein, producing the protein MNYLRRKFEGSPEYARVAPFVIFVVLTALQGQFGEGSRYWLYLVKTLVGVWLIWEMRPFVVEMRWKFSWEAVVVGVAVFAVWVGLDGLYPRMSELGDGWNPHQQYGQASAAAWLYVVVRIVGSSIVVPPLEEVFYRSFLYRMLVKTDFRAMPFNRFHGLSFVVTSAIFGVMHPDRWLAGVLCGLAYQWLVIRKNRLGDAMTAHALTNFLLGLWVVWKGAWNFW; encoded by the coding sequence ATGAACTACCTTCGCCGCAAATTCGAAGGCTCGCCGGAATACGCGCGCGTCGCTCCGTTCGTGATCTTCGTAGTGCTGACAGCCTTGCAAGGTCAGTTCGGCGAGGGTTCACGCTACTGGCTTTACTTAGTCAAGACGCTGGTCGGCGTCTGGCTCATCTGGGAGATGCGGCCTTTTGTGGTGGAAATGCGCTGGAAGTTCAGTTGGGAGGCAGTGGTGGTAGGCGTGGCGGTTTTCGCCGTGTGGGTGGGGCTGGATGGTCTATACCCGCGGATGAGCGAATTGGGGGACGGTTGGAACCCGCATCAGCAGTATGGACAAGCCTCCGCCGCAGCATGGCTCTACGTGGTGGTACGCATTGTGGGCTCCTCCATCGTCGTGCCACCGCTCGAGGAGGTCTTCTACCGCTCCTTCTTGTATCGGATGTTGGTGAAGACGGATTTTCGGGCTATGCCCTTCAACCGGTTTCACGGCCTGTCGTTCGTGGTAACGTCGGCCATCTTTGGGGTGATGCACCCGGACCGTTGGCTCGCAGGGGTATTGTGCGGCCTGGCGTATCAGTGGCTGGTCATCCGCAAGAATCGGCTGGGCGATGCGATGACCGCTCATGCGCTGACAAACTTCCTCCTCGGACTTTGGGTAGTCTGGAAGGGGGCGTGGAACTTCTGGTGA
- the rph gene encoding ribonuclease PH, with translation MTQPQATRALSGSRNEGRLPNQLRPVRFQNNIAPYAAGSTLIEWGNTRVICGVTVEETVPRWMKEQGVTGGWITAEYSMLPYSTLQRKQRDITKGKIDGRSQEIQRLIGRAMRTAIDLEKVGTRTLWVDCDVLQADGGTRTAAITGSFVALALAMRKLVAEGKLAEDPLRRGVAAVSVGIVEQQAMLDLCYTEDVAASVDLNLVMDSAGEFIELQGTGEEATFSEAQLAQMLSLGKLGVQELLALQQAALAPESGS, from the coding sequence ATGACGCAGCCTCAAGCAACACGTGCCCTTTCAGGGAGCCGCAACGAAGGCCGATTGCCGAACCAACTGCGCCCAGTGCGTTTTCAGAACAACATCGCCCCCTATGCCGCGGGCTCGACGCTCATCGAATGGGGTAACACACGCGTTATATGCGGTGTGACGGTCGAGGAAACCGTACCGCGCTGGATGAAGGAGCAGGGCGTCACCGGCGGTTGGATCACGGCCGAGTACTCGATGCTCCCCTACTCCACACTGCAACGCAAACAGCGCGACATCACCAAGGGCAAGATTGACGGTCGTTCCCAGGAAATCCAGCGGCTGATTGGGCGGGCGATGCGCACGGCTATTGACTTGGAGAAAGTAGGCACACGCACGCTTTGGGTGGACTGCGATGTCTTGCAGGCCGACGGCGGTACCCGAACCGCGGCCATTACGGGCAGTTTTGTCGCGCTGGCGCTGGCGATGCGCAAGCTGGTGGCGGAGGGAAAGCTGGCGGAGGATCCGTTGCGGCGCGGAGTCGCGGCTGTAAGTGTCGGCATCGTCGAGCAGCAAGCCATGCTGGACCTTTGCTACACGGAAGATGTGGCGGCGTCGGTGGATCTGAACCTCGTGATGGATTCCGCGGGTGAGTTCATCGAGCTGCAAGGCACCGGCGAGGAGGCCACCTTCAGCGAGGCCCAGCTCGCGCAGATGCTTTCTCTAGGCAAGCTAGGCGTGCAGGAGTTGCTCGCGCTTCAGCAGGCCGCTTTGGCGCCCGAGTCCGGCTCGTGA
- a CDS encoding ABC transporter permease: MAGPINWLSQVASVSKFGLLSIPQRSGSVAAAVFGIAGVVAVLAGVLSMGVGFQRAMLASGADDAAIVLRSGADSEMVSGFLRESTRIIADAPGVARTQEGPLASAELFVIIDLPKRSTGTDANVPMRGVEHAALKVRDKLTMVEGRTFEWGKNEVIVGVGAASEFAGLDLGSQLRVGQRDWPIVGIFSAGGGTAESEIWTDASVLQAAYKRGDTFQSVYVKLDSPEAFPEFKDALTTDPRLNVKVLRQAEYYAEQSTAVTRLIRSLGYLIAFLMAIGAVFGALNTMYSSVSARTREIATLRALGFGSGAVVVSVMIESLALALIGGATGALLAYVVFNGLHTSTMNWNSFSQVTFAFAVTFDLVVQGIVWAAVIGLVGGLFPAIRGARLPIAAALREL, encoded by the coding sequence ATGGCCGGACCTATCAACTGGCTCTCGCAGGTTGCCTCCGTCAGCAAGTTCGGCTTGTTGAGCATTCCTCAGCGGAGCGGGTCGGTGGCGGCGGCGGTATTCGGCATCGCCGGCGTCGTCGCGGTGTTGGCGGGTGTGCTTTCAATGGGCGTCGGCTTTCAGCGGGCAATGCTGGCCTCCGGTGCGGACGATGCGGCCATCGTGCTGCGCAGCGGAGCCGATAGCGAGATGGTCAGCGGGTTTCTGCGCGAAAGCACGCGCATAATCGCTGACGCGCCAGGCGTCGCCCGGACGCAGGAAGGCCCGCTGGCGTCCGCCGAACTATTCGTCATCATTGATCTTCCCAAACGCTCGACCGGCACAGACGCGAATGTCCCGATGCGTGGCGTCGAGCACGCAGCGCTTAAGGTGCGCGACAAGCTGACGATGGTGGAGGGGCGAACATTCGAGTGGGGCAAGAACGAGGTCATCGTCGGCGTGGGCGCCGCTAGCGAGTTTGCAGGGCTGGACTTGGGCAGCCAACTGCGTGTCGGGCAGCGCGATTGGCCGATTGTGGGCATCTTTTCCGCTGGTGGCGGCACGGCCGAATCCGAAATCTGGACGGATGCGAGCGTGCTGCAAGCTGCCTATAAGCGCGGGGATACCTTTCAGTCGGTGTATGTCAAGCTGGACTCTCCTGAGGCATTCCCGGAATTCAAGGACGCGCTGACCACTGACCCCCGCCTGAATGTGAAGGTGCTCCGCCAGGCGGAATATTACGCCGAGCAGTCCACCGCTGTGACACGGCTGATCAGATCGTTGGGCTACCTGATAGCGTTCCTGATGGCCATCGGGGCTGTATTTGGGGCACTTAACACAATGTACAGCTCGGTTTCAGCGCGAACGCGGGAAATCGCGACCTTGCGCGCGCTGGGTTTTGGCAGCGGGGCGGTGGTCGTGTCAGTCATGATTGAATCGCTGGCGCTGGCATTGATCGGCGGGGCCACAGGAGCGCTGCTGGCGTATGTGGTTTTTAATGGCCTGCACACATCCACGATGAACTGGAACAGTTTCAGCCAGGTGACCTTTGCCTTCGCGGTAACGTTCGATCTGGTGGTGCAAGGAATTGTGTGGGCGGCGGTCATCGGTCTGGTGGGTGGTCTGTTTCCAGCGATCCGTGGCGCCCGCCTGCCTATCGCCGCCGCGCTGCGCGAGTTGTAG
- a CDS encoding lactate racemase domain-containing protein codes for MATYFARGGIGDAISTAEKRKALAQALKVMGRRLRKVLVLPPDHTRLNSNAGELTHLLYELLSPKVKVDVMPALGTHSPMTEGQLRMMFGKRIPLNRFRVHDWRNDVRKVGEVPGKLIREWSGGLVDYSVRIEVNKLLFAGYDLILSVGQIVPHEVVGMANYTKNIVVGAGGADIINKSHFLGAAYGMERMMGRIETPVRRLFNHGVETFLRDLPIAYVLTVMEKAKAGGGMIMRGLYVGDDMETFTLGARLSQKVNLDLLDEPLKKVLVYLDPQEFKSTWLGNKAVYRTRMAMADGGELIVLAPGLKEFGEDPEIDRLIRKYGYRGTPKTLAAVKAHAELRANRSAAAHLIHGSSEGRFRITYCPGPGMRQDEIRSVGFQPGDLDAALKRYRPERLKDGFNHLPNGEAFFYISNPALGLWALKSQFEG; via the coding sequence ATGGCGACATATTTTGCACGTGGGGGCATAGGGGACGCGATTAGTACGGCTGAGAAGCGGAAGGCGCTGGCCCAGGCACTGAAAGTAATGGGCCGACGATTGCGCAAGGTCCTCGTCCTGCCCCCCGATCATACCCGTCTCAATTCCAATGCCGGGGAGTTGACCCACCTGCTCTACGAACTACTCTCGCCGAAGGTGAAGGTGGACGTTATGCCCGCGCTCGGCACGCACTCCCCGATGACCGAAGGGCAACTGCGAATGATGTTTGGCAAGCGGATCCCGCTGAACCGCTTTAGAGTGCACGACTGGCGTAATGACGTCCGGAAGGTCGGCGAAGTGCCGGGCAAGCTGATTCGGGAATGGTCCGGCGGGCTGGTTGATTACAGCGTGCGCATCGAGGTGAACAAGCTCCTGTTTGCCGGTTACGATCTCATCCTCTCTGTAGGCCAAATAGTGCCCCACGAAGTGGTGGGCATGGCCAACTACACAAAGAACATCGTCGTGGGCGCCGGGGGTGCGGACATCATCAACAAGTCCCACTTCCTTGGCGCGGCCTACGGAATGGAACGCATGATGGGGCGGATTGAGACGCCCGTGCGCCGGCTGTTCAACCACGGCGTCGAGACCTTCTTGCGTGACCTCCCCATTGCGTACGTCCTCACCGTGATGGAGAAGGCAAAGGCGGGCGGCGGCATGATTATGCGCGGATTGTATGTGGGTGACGACATGGAAACGTTCACACTTGGCGCGCGGCTCTCGCAGAAGGTCAACCTCGATCTGCTGGACGAGCCGCTCAAGAAGGTGCTGGTCTATCTCGACCCGCAGGAGTTCAAAAGCACGTGGCTGGGCAACAAGGCGGTCTATCGCACCCGCATGGCGATGGCCGACGGCGGAGAGCTGATCGTCCTCGCCCCTGGCTTGAAGGAGTTCGGCGAAGACCCCGAGATTGACCGGCTCATCCGCAAGTATGGGTACCGCGGCACCCCGAAGACTCTGGCAGCAGTCAAGGCCCATGCCGAGCTGCGCGCCAACCGCAGCGCCGCCGCCCATCTCATCCACGGCTCCAGCGAAGGTCGCTTCCGCATCACCTACTGCCCGGGGCCCGGGATGAGACAGGACGAGATTCGGTCAGTTGGTTTCCAGCCCGGGGATCTCGACGCCGCGCTCAAGCGTTACCGGCCCGAACGGCTAAAAGACGGGTTCAACCACCTGCCCAACGGCGAGGCATTCTTCTACATCAGCAACCCCGCCTTGGGCCTCTGGGCCCTCAAGAGCCAGTTTGAGGGATAA